One window from the genome of Phocoena phocoena chromosome 15, mPhoPho1.1, whole genome shotgun sequence encodes:
- the HRH3 gene encoding histamine H3 receptor — translation MERSPPDGPLNASGALAGEAAAGGARGFSAAWTAVLAALMALLIVATVLGNALVMLAFVADSSLRTQNNFFLLNLAISDFLVGAFCIPLYVPYVLTGRWPFGRGLCKLWLVVDYLLCTSSVFNIVLISYDRFLSVTRAVSYRAQQGDTRRAVRKMVLVWVLAFLLYGPAILSWEYLSGGSSIPEGHCYAEFFYNWYFLITASTLEFFTPFLSVTFFNLSIYLNIQRRTRVRLDGAREAAASELPSEAQPSPSPAAPSCWDCWQKGCGEAVRLHRRGVGGGEAAPGTGAEAGDAALGGGSGGGAAASPTSSSGSSSRGAERPRSLKRGSKPSVSSASLEKRTKMVSQSIAQRFRLSRDKKVAKSLAVIVSTFGLCWAPYTLLMITRAACHGPCIPDYWYEMSFWLLWANSAVNPVLYPLCHYSFRRAFIKLLCPQKLKVQPPSSLEHCWK, via the exons ATGGAGCGCTCCCCGCCCGACGGACCGCTGAACGCGTCGGGGGCGCTGGCAGGCGAGGCGGCGGCGGGCGGAGCGCGCGGCTTCTCTGCCGCCTGGACCGCGGTGCTGGCGGCGCTCATGGCGCTGCTCATCGTGGCCACGGTGCTGGGCAACGCGCTGGTCATGCTCGCCTTCGTGGCCGATTCGAGCCTCCGCACGCAGAACAACTTCTTTCTGCTCAACCTCGCCATCTCCGACTTCCTCGTGG GGGCATTCTGCATCCCACTGTACGTGCCCTACGTGCTGACTGGCCGCTGGCCCTTTGGCCGGGGCCTCTGCAAGCTGTGGCTGGTGGTGGACTACCTGCTCTGCACCTCTTCTGTCTTCAATATCGTGCTCATCAGCTATGACCGCTTCCTGTCGGTCACCCGAGCC GTCTCCTACCGGGCCCAGCAGGGCGACACGCGGCGGGCAGTGAGGAAGATGGTGCTGGTGTGGGTGCTGGCCTTCCTGCTCTACGGACCCGCCATCCTCAGCTGGGAGTACCTGTCGGGGGGCAGCTCCATCCCCGAGGGCCACTGCTACGCCGAGTTCTTCTACAACTGGTACTTCCTCATCACGGCCTCCACCCTCGAGTTCTTCACGCCCTTCCTCAGCGTCACCTTCTTCAACCTCAGCATCTACCTGAACATTCAGAGACGCACCCGTGTCCGGCTGGACGGGGCACGCGAGGCGGCAGCCTCGGAGCTTCCCTCCGAGGCCCAGCCCTCCCCGTCGCCGGCCGCGCCCAGCTGCTGGGATTGCTGGCAAAAGGGGTGTGGGGAGGCCGTGCGGCTGCACAggcgcggggtggggggcggcgagGCAGCCCCAGGCACCGGGGCCGAGGCTGGGGATGCGGCCCTCGGGGGCGGCAGCGGGGGAGGTGCCGCGGCCTCGCCCACCTCCAGTTCTGGCAGCTCCTCGAGGGGCGCCGAGCGGCCACGCTCACTCAAGCGGGGCTCCAAGCCATCCGTGTCCTCGGCATCCTTGGAGAAACGCACGAAGATGGTGTCCCAGAGCATCGCCCAGCGCTTCCGGCTCTCGCGGGACAAGAAGGTGGCCAAGTCGCTGGCCGTCATCGTGAGCACCTTTGGGCTCTGCTGGGCCCCGTACACGCTCCTCATGATCACCCGGGCCGCCTGCCATGGCCCCTGCATCCCCGACTACTGGTACGAGATGTCCTTCTGGCTGCTGTGGGCCAACTCGGCCGTCAACCCTGTCCTCTACCCGCTGTGCCACTACAGCTTCCGCCGGGCCTTTATCAAGCTGCTCTGCCCACAGAAGCTCAAGGTGCAGCCCCCCAGCTCCCTGGAGCACTGCTGGAAGTGA